The region CGGATATCGAGGTCCGGTCCCGGCGCGTCGGTGGCGCCACCTATCAGGTGCCGGTCGAGGTGCGCCCGGGGCGCGCGCAGGCGCTAGCCATTCGCTGGCTGATCGCCGCCTCGCGCAATCGGTCCGAGTACACGATGATCGACCGGCTGGCCAACGAGCTGCTCGATGCGTCGAACAGCCGCGGCTCCGCCGTGAAGAAGCGTGAAGACACCCACCGGATGGCCGAGGCCAACCGGGCGTTCTCGCACTACCGCTGGTAAGGCACCGAGCCCAGGAGAGCGACGGCATGACCGCCCGCCAGACCCCGCTCCAGCGATATCGCAACATCGGTATTGCCGCGCACATCGACGCCGGCAAGACCACGACGACCGAGCGGATTCTTTACTACACGGGCCGATCCCACAAGATCGGCGAGGTCCATGAGGGTGCGGCCGTCATGGACTTCATGTCCCAGGAGCAGGAGCGGGGGATCACGATCACCTCCGCCGCCACGACGGCGTTCTGGCGGGACCACCGTGTGAACATCATCGACACGCCGGGCCACGTCGACTTCACCATCGAGGTCGAGCGCGCACTGCGCGTGCTGGACGGCGCGATCGCGGTGTTCGACAGCGTGGGCGGTGTCGAGCCGCAGTCCGAGACGGTCTGGCGCCAAGCCGACCGGTACAGCGTTCCGCGTATTGCGTTCGTCAACAAGATGGACCGCATGGGCGCCAACTTCGGTCGCTGCGTCCAGATGATGCGCGACCGGCTGAACGCGACGCCGCTGGTCATGCAGCTCCCGATTGGCTCGGAGAGCGAGTTCAAGGGCGTGGTCGACCTGGTTTCGATGCAGGCGATCATCTGGCGTGACGAGACCCTGGGCGCCAAGTTCGACTACCTCGAGATCCCGGACGAACTGAAGGAAGAGGCCCAGAGCGCGCGCGACGCCCTCGTCGAGCTGGCCGTGGAGCAGGACGAGGAGGTCATGGAGGCCTACCTCGAGGGCCAGGAGCCGGACGAGGAGACGCTCAAGCGCTGCATCCGCACGGGTACCTGTAACCTCTCATTCGTGCCGGTGATGCTCGGCAGCGCCTTCAAGAACAAGGGCGTGCAGCCGCTGCTGGACGCCGTGGTCGACTACCTCCCGTCGCCGTCGGACGTCCCGGCCATCCGCGGCGTGGTGCCGGACACCGAGGAAGAGGTCACGCGCGAGCCGGGTGACGATCAGCCCATGTCGGCGCTGGCCTTCAAGATCATGGCTGACCCGTATGTCGGAACGCTCACCTTCGTGCGCGTTTATTCCGGCCAGCTGATCAAGGGGACGCAAGTCTACAACCCGCTGAAACACAAGCGGGAGCGCGTCGGGCGCATGCTCCTCATGCACGCCAACCACCGCGAGGAGGTTGAACATGCGCTCTCGGGTGACATCGTGGCCATCGCCGGGCTGAAGGACACGACCACGGGTGAGACGCTCTGCGACCAGAAGGCTCCGGTCGTCCTGGAGCGCATGGAGTTCCCGGATCCGGTGATCGAGGTCGCGGTCGAGCCAAAGTCGAAGGCCGACCAGGAAAAGATGGCCACGGCGCTGGCCCGGCTGGCCCAGGAAGATCCGTCCTTCCAGGTCAACATCGACGAAGAGAGCGGCCAGACCGTCATCAAGGGCATGGGCGAACTGCACCTCGAGGTGCTGATTGATCGCCTCAAGCGCGAGTTCAAGGTCGACGCGAACATCGGTGCCCCGCAGGTTGCCTATCGCGAGGCGATCACGCAGCGCGCCGAGGTCGACTACACGCACAAGAAGCAGACCGGCGGTGCGGGTCAGTTCGCGCGCGTCAAGATCGTCTTCGAACCGCTCGAGACGGGCGAGGGCTTCCAGTTCGAGAACGCCGTCGTCGGCGGTGCGGTGCCCAAGGACTACGTCCCGGGCGTCGAGCGCGGCCTGCGCGAGAGCAAGGAGGCCGGTGTGTTGGCCGGCTTCCCGCTGATCGACTTCAAGGCGACGCTGGTCGACGGCCTGAGCCACGACGTGGATTCCAGCATCATGGCCTTCGAGATCGCCACGCGGCAGGCGTTCCGTGAGGGCATCCCGAAGGCGAAGCCGGTGCTGCTGGAGCCGATGATGCAGGTGGAGATCGTCACGCCGGAGGAGTACATGGGAGACATCATCGGCGACATGAACTCCCGGCGCGGCAACGTCGAGGGCATGGAGGAGCGCGGCGGCGCCCGCGTTCTCACGGCGTACGCGCCGCTGGCGAACATGTTCGGCTACGTGAAGACCTTGCGGTCGAT is a window of Limimonas halophila DNA encoding:
- the fusA gene encoding elongation factor G codes for the protein MTARQTPLQRYRNIGIAAHIDAGKTTTTERILYYTGRSHKIGEVHEGAAVMDFMSQEQERGITITSAATTAFWRDHRVNIIDTPGHVDFTIEVERALRVLDGAIAVFDSVGGVEPQSETVWRQADRYSVPRIAFVNKMDRMGANFGRCVQMMRDRLNATPLVMQLPIGSESEFKGVVDLVSMQAIIWRDETLGAKFDYLEIPDELKEEAQSARDALVELAVEQDEEVMEAYLEGQEPDEETLKRCIRTGTCNLSFVPVMLGSAFKNKGVQPLLDAVVDYLPSPSDVPAIRGVVPDTEEEVTREPGDDQPMSALAFKIMADPYVGTLTFVRVYSGQLIKGTQVYNPLKHKRERVGRMLLMHANHREEVEHALSGDIVAIAGLKDTTTGETLCDQKAPVVLERMEFPDPVIEVAVEPKSKADQEKMATALARLAQEDPSFQVNIDEESGQTVIKGMGELHLEVLIDRLKREFKVDANIGAPQVAYREAITQRAEVDYTHKKQTGGAGQFARVKIVFEPLETGEGFQFENAVVGGAVPKDYVPGVERGLRESKEAGVLAGFPLIDFKATLVDGLSHDVDSSIMAFEIATRQAFREGIPKAKPVLLEPMMQVEIVTPEEYMGDIIGDMNSRRGNVEGMEERGGARVLTAYAPLANMFGYVKTLRSISQGRAQFSMFFSHYDRVPQAVADEVVAKMA
- the rpsG gene encoding 30S ribosomal protein S7 is translated as MSRRHSAEKREILPDPLFGDAVVTKFINNLMVDGKKAVGERLLYKAFERVQARTGQEPLTVFHNALDNVKPDIEVRSRRVGGATYQVPVEVRPGRAQALAIRWLIAASRNRSEYTMIDRLANELLDASNSRGSAVKKREDTHRMAEANRAFSHYRW